From one Streptomyces sp. NBC_01478 genomic stretch:
- a CDS encoding alpha-L-fucosidase, which yields MALSRRLFVLSATALAATGTTTLPALAAPPPPTADRSRIPVGPDDTEADLVRKASHVRPTARQVAWQKLERTAFLHFGVNTFTGLEWGTGDEDPNVFQPAGLDTDQWARALRDGGFKLAILTVKHHDGFVLYPSRYTNHAVAYSSWRAGEGDVLRSFVDSMRRYGIKAGVYLSPADENQYLHGVYANGSARATRTVPTLVDGDDRSPDAFYTLDATDYGAHMLNTLYEVLTEYGPIDEVWFDGAQGRIPPGKVEDYDWDSWYTLVRSLAPDAAIAVTGPDVRWVGNEGGTARQDEWSVLPVKEEQYGRTDWALSYDTPDQGSRGALVFAQPNTDYLQWWPAECDVSIHDGWFYHPGQLPKSVEELIDIYFGSVGRNSVLLLNVPPDTDGLLAAPDVARLREFRERVDRELPEDLARGARTALSPGRVTVGLGTEQAVDRVRLAEDIGRHGQQVEAFVVEAYVDGAWTEVTRAGTIGASRILLLAGPVRARRWRIRVTAARGAVGIAEFGLYRSRI from the coding sequence ATGGCCCTCTCCAGACGTCTCTTCGTCCTCTCGGCCACCGCGCTCGCGGCGACCGGCACCACCACGCTTCCCGCTCTCGCGGCACCTCCGCCCCCGACCGCCGACCGCTCCCGCATCCCCGTCGGCCCGGACGACACCGAGGCCGACCTGGTCCGCAAGGCCTCCCACGTCAGGCCCACCGCACGGCAGGTGGCCTGGCAGAAACTGGAGCGGACCGCGTTCCTGCACTTCGGCGTGAACACCTTCACCGGCCTGGAGTGGGGGACCGGCGACGAGGACCCGAACGTGTTCCAGCCGGCCGGCCTCGACACCGACCAGTGGGCCCGCGCCCTGCGCGACGGCGGTTTCAAGCTCGCGATCCTCACCGTGAAGCACCACGACGGCTTCGTCCTCTACCCCTCCCGCTACACCAACCACGCGGTCGCGTACAGCAGTTGGCGTGCGGGGGAGGGCGACGTACTGCGCTCCTTCGTCGACTCCATGCGGCGGTACGGCATCAAGGCCGGCGTCTACCTCTCGCCCGCCGACGAGAACCAGTACCTCCACGGCGTCTACGCCAACGGCAGCGCACGCGCCACGCGCACCGTCCCGACCCTCGTCGACGGCGACGACCGCTCACCGGACGCCTTCTACACGCTGGACGCCACCGACTACGGCGCCCATATGCTCAACACCCTCTACGAAGTGCTGACCGAGTACGGCCCGATCGACGAGGTCTGGTTCGACGGTGCCCAGGGTCGCATCCCGCCGGGCAAGGTCGAGGACTACGACTGGGACAGTTGGTACACGCTGGTCAGATCGCTGGCCCCGGACGCGGCGATCGCCGTGACCGGACCGGATGTGCGGTGGGTCGGCAACGAGGGCGGCACCGCGCGCCAGGACGAGTGGAGCGTCCTCCCGGTCAAGGAGGAGCAGTACGGCCGCACGGACTGGGCTCTGTCCTACGACACCCCCGACCAGGGCAGTCGTGGCGCGCTCGTCTTCGCGCAGCCGAACACCGACTACCTGCAGTGGTGGCCCGCCGAGTGCGATGTGTCGATCCACGACGGCTGGTTCTACCACCCCGGTCAACTCCCCAAGAGTGTCGAGGAGTTGATCGACATCTACTTCGGGTCGGTCGGCCGCAACTCTGTCCTGCTGCTCAACGTGCCACCGGACACGGACGGCCTGCTGGCGGCCCCGGACGTGGCGCGTCTGCGTGAGTTCCGCGAGCGTGTGGACCGGGAACTGCCCGAGGACCTGGCGCGCGGGGCCCGGACGGCGCTCTCGCCGGGACGGGTCACCGTCGGCCTCGGTACGGAACAGGCCGTGGACCGCGTCCGGTTGGCGGAGGACATCGGGCGCCACGGCCAGCAGGTCGAGGCCTTCGTGGTCGAGGCCTACGTCGACGGGGCCTGGACGGAGGTCACCCGCGCCGGGACGATCGGCGCGAGCCGCATCCTGCTGCTGGCCGGGCCCGTACGGGCGCGGCGGTGGCGGATCCGGGTGACGGCGGCCCGGGGTGCCGTGGGAATCGCGGAGTTCGGGCTGTACCGGTCGCGGATCTGA
- a CDS encoding helix-turn-helix domain-containing protein, producing the protein MTAAQPEYAPSGSDVLSLQRGGPTVQRIMLGTRLRRLRESLNITRDTAASAIRASDAKLCRMELGRVGFKERDVADLLTLYGLQEPDVRQDFLDSARRANEPGWWRAYGDSFPAWFEQHLGLEEATSLIRTYEVQFIPGLLQTAGYAEAVIRLGRPTDTPDSIQRRVELRMTRQELLTRPGAPRLWVVVDEAALRRPLGGADVMREQLRHLVETAALPNVTLQVLPFHVGGHAAAGGPITVLRFPVPDLPDVVYLEQLTSALYLDKPDEVDRYLAVMDRLSMVASPAPESVAFLEKLLKDG; encoded by the coding sequence ATGACTGCAGCTCAACCGGAATACGCTCCCTCGGGTTCGGATGTGCTGAGCCTTCAGCGCGGTGGTCCGACGGTCCAGCGCATCATGCTGGGCACGCGTCTGCGCCGCCTGCGCGAGTCCCTCAACATCACCCGGGACACGGCCGCTTCGGCGATACGCGCCTCGGACGCCAAGCTGTGCCGCATGGAGCTGGGCCGCGTCGGCTTCAAAGAGCGCGACGTGGCCGACCTGTTGACGCTGTACGGCCTCCAAGAGCCCGACGTACGCCAGGACTTCCTGGACTCGGCCCGCCGTGCCAACGAACCCGGCTGGTGGCGCGCGTACGGCGACTCCTTCCCGGCCTGGTTCGAGCAGCATCTGGGGCTGGAGGAGGCCACCTCCCTCATCCGCACCTACGAAGTCCAGTTCATTCCCGGCCTGTTGCAGACCGCCGGGTACGCCGAGGCCGTCATCCGGCTCGGCCGTCCCACCGACACCCCGGACTCGATCCAGCGCCGCGTCGAACTCCGCATGACCCGCCAGGAGTTGCTCACCCGGCCCGGCGCTCCGAGGCTGTGGGTCGTGGTGGACGAGGCGGCGCTGCGCCGTCCGCTCGGCGGAGCGGACGTGATGCGCGAGCAGTTGCGGCACCTCGTCGAGACGGCCGCCCTGCCGAATGTGACGCTTCAGGTGCTGCCGTTCCACGTGGGCGGCCATGCCGCCGCCGGCGGTCCGATCACCGTGCTGCGCTTCCCGGTGCCGGACCTGCCCGACGTCGTCTATCTCGAACAGCTCACCAGCGCCCTCTACTTGGACAAGCCCGACGAGGTCGACCGCTATCTCGCGGTCATGGACCGGCTGAGCATGGTGGCCTCGCCGGCCCCCGAGTCCGTGGCCTTCCTGGAGAAGCTGCTCAAGGACGGCTGA
- a CDS encoding DUF397 domain-containing protein — protein sequence MRPQIVHENGMAATLLNGAQWRKSHHSNPEGNCVELAALSDGHIAVRNSRHPEGPALVYTSAEISAFVRGVKDGDFDGLLPGR from the coding sequence ATGAGGCCTCAGATCGTGCACGAGAACGGCATGGCGGCGACCCTGCTGAACGGCGCGCAGTGGCGCAAGAGCCACCACAGCAACCCCGAGGGCAACTGCGTCGAGTTGGCCGCGCTCTCCGACGGTCACATCGCCGTGCGCAACTCGCGTCATCCCGAAGGTCCGGCGCTCGTCTACACCAGTGCCGAGATCTCCGCGTTCGTCCGCGGTGTGAAGGACGGCGACTTCGACGGCCTACTCCCCGGTCGCTGA
- a CDS encoding ATP-binding protein yields MSAEQVVRPTNTLHIEGTWEWLCRAVDEVGRPEPGQTVTRVPTVGDGRDPALCSVLVVPPMPQSAHVARDFTRAALTGRAGDEVLDDMAVTVSELVSNALRYGRAANSLAEQQPSLWLAVWDRLPYAVCAVTDDSDRIPVQGSPDEFAESGRGLQVVSALSESWGWNLRAGGGKTVWALFRL; encoded by the coding sequence ATGTCCGCAGAGCAAGTCGTACGGCCGACCAACACCCTCCACATCGAGGGGACTTGGGAGTGGCTGTGCCGAGCCGTGGACGAGGTGGGCCGGCCCGAGCCGGGACAGACCGTCACCCGGGTCCCTACGGTCGGGGACGGGCGAGACCCCGCTCTCTGTTCCGTCCTGGTCGTGCCGCCGATGCCTCAATCGGCGCATGTGGCACGGGACTTCACCCGCGCGGCACTGACCGGCCGGGCCGGGGACGAGGTCCTCGACGACATGGCGGTCACCGTGTCGGAACTGGTGAGCAACGCGCTGCGCTACGGCCGGGCGGCCAACTCCCTTGCCGAGCAGCAGCCTTCACTGTGGCTCGCGGTGTGGGACCGGCTGCCGTACGCGGTGTGCGCGGTCACCGACGACAGCGACCGCATACCCGTGCAGGGCAGCCCGGACGAGTTCGCGGAGTCCGGGCGCGGTCTCCAGGTGGTCTCCGCGCTGAGCGAGTCGTGGGGCTGGAACCTGCGGGCGGGCGGCGGCAAGACGGTGTGGGCGCTGTTCCGGCTCTGA
- a CDS encoding SAM-dependent methyltransferase encodes MTSEDPLADRLQLDRPHSARVWNFLLGGKDNYAADREAGEMIIQMFPDIALLARLQRGFLVRAVHYLAAEAGIRQFLDIGTGLPTVDNTHEVAQRIAPESRIVYVDNDPLVLVHAQALLTSTPEGACAYVEADVRDPERILEAAAETLDFSKPIALTMLGILGQIPDSDEPEAVVARFLDALPPGSYLALTDGTDTNEALNQAISVYNANSASSYYLRSPARVTAFFEGLEAVEPGIVPISRWRPGPVDVGRDPSDVDTICGIGRKV; translated from the coding sequence ATGACCTCCGAAGACCCGCTGGCCGACCGGCTCCAGCTCGACCGGCCGCACTCCGCCCGTGTGTGGAACTTCCTCCTGGGCGGCAAGGACAACTACGCCGCCGACCGCGAAGCCGGCGAAATGATCATCCAGATGTTCCCGGACATCGCCCTGCTCGCCCGCCTCCAACGAGGCTTCCTGGTCCGGGCCGTGCACTATCTCGCCGCGGAGGCGGGCATCCGCCAGTTCCTGGACATCGGAACGGGCCTGCCCACCGTCGACAACACGCACGAGGTCGCGCAGCGCATCGCGCCCGAGAGCCGCATCGTCTACGTCGACAACGATCCGCTGGTCCTCGTGCACGCCCAGGCGCTGCTCACCAGTACCCCCGAGGGCGCCTGCGCCTACGTCGAGGCCGATGTGCGCGATCCCGAGCGGATCCTCGAAGCCGCGGCCGAGACACTGGACTTCAGCAAGCCGATCGCCCTGACGATGCTGGGCATCCTGGGCCAGATCCCGGACTCGGACGAGCCCGAGGCCGTCGTGGCCCGCTTCCTCGACGCGCTGCCCCCCGGCAGCTATCTCGCGCTGACCGACGGCACCGACACCAACGAGGCGCTCAACCAGGCGATCTCGGTGTACAACGCCAACTCCGCCAGCTCCTACTACCTGCGCAGCCCCGCGCGGGTGACGGCCTTCTTCGAGGGTCTCGAAGCCGTCGAACCCGGCATCGTCCCCATTTCCCGGTGGCGGCCCGGGCCGGTCGACGTGGGCCGTGATCCGTCCGACGTGGACACGATCTGCGGCATCGGCCGCAAGGTCTGA